The following are encoded together in the Culex pipiens pallens isolate TS chromosome 1, TS_CPP_V2, whole genome shotgun sequence genome:
- the LOC120424818 gene encoding uncharacterized protein LOC120424818 isoform X1 — protein sequence MGRKCKANFCENYQDKIPKKTFFLFPKELERCQKWVGFCRSSEIDKLFSKNGTSGLRCRKICSDHFDSNDFVNKMRRSQGLRKTAVPSRKEVLRSIVDVSTATKPAGHVDSEQDEMYEVDGLVKEYRSRVSIAPNVPAGQVDSKQNDEMIEQYLAYAAVAANERADEVDLVEDEVNGEYLAYEQADQVDLEENEMDEEYLAYVPHMRQTSELNK from the exons ATGGGTAGAAAGTGCAAAGCCAACTTTTGCGAGAATTATCAAGATAAAATCCCGAAAAAGACATTTTTCTTATTCCCAAAGGAACTCGAGCG ATGCCAAAAATGGGTGGGTTTCTGCCGCTCGTCAGAAATCGAcaaacttttcagcaaaaacgGAACGAGTGGCTTACGGTGTCGGAAAATTTGCTCGGAtcattttgattcaaacgattttgtaaacaaaatgcGTCGCAGCCAAGG ATTGCGGAAAACAGCCGTACCGAGCAGGAAGGAAGTGCTCCGGTCCATCGTGGATGTTTCAACCGCGACCAAGCCAGCCGGTCATGTAGATTCCGAGCAGGACGAAATGTATGAGGTCGACGGATTGGTTAAGGAGTACCGGTCGCGCGTTTCGATTGCGCCCAACGTGCCGGCCGGTCAGGTAGATTCCAAGCAGAACGACGAAATGATTGAGCAGTACCTGGCGTACGCTGCGGTCGCGGCAAACGAGCGAGCTGATGAGGTAGATTTGGTGGAGGACGAGGTGAATGGAGAGTACCTGGCGTACGAGCAAGCTGATCAAGTAGATTTGGAGGAAAACGAGATGGATGAAGAGTACCTGGCATACGTTCCGCATATGCGGCAAACGAGCGAGCTGAACAAGTAA
- the LOC120424818 gene encoding uncharacterized protein LOC120424818 isoform X2 — MRRSQGLRKTAVPSRKEVLRSIVDVSTATKPAGHVDSEQDEMYEVDGLVKEYRSRVSIAPNVPAGQVDSKQNDEMIEQYLAYAAVAANERADEVDLVEDEVNGEYLAYEQADQVDLEENEMDEEYLAYVPHMRQTSELNK, encoded by the exons atgcGTCGCAGCCAAGG ATTGCGGAAAACAGCCGTACCGAGCAGGAAGGAAGTGCTCCGGTCCATCGTGGATGTTTCAACCGCGACCAAGCCAGCCGGTCATGTAGATTCCGAGCAGGACGAAATGTATGAGGTCGACGGATTGGTTAAGGAGTACCGGTCGCGCGTTTCGATTGCGCCCAACGTGCCGGCCGGTCAGGTAGATTCCAAGCAGAACGACGAAATGATTGAGCAGTACCTGGCGTACGCTGCGGTCGCGGCAAACGAGCGAGCTGATGAGGTAGATTTGGTGGAGGACGAGGTGAATGGAGAGTACCTGGCGTACGAGCAAGCTGATCAAGTAGATTTGGAGGAAAACGAGATGGATGAAGAGTACCTGGCATACGTTCCGCATATGCGGCAAACGAGCGAGCTGAACAAGTAA